A stretch of DNA from Gimesia chilikensis:
CAAATCGGTTATCTCTGGAAAGACCAGCGGCACTTCTTCCCCAAAGGCACCCGCATCGAAGCCATCGCCCATTACGACAATTCGGCGTTCAATCCCTTCAATCCAGATCCGAGTGCCACCGTCAGGGAGGGACCGCAGACCTACCATGAAATGCTGTACGCGTTCTTCTTCTACACCTATGCGAATGAGCGGCTGAATCTGACCATCGATCCCCGCACCGGACAGGCGGTTCCCTGACCGGCGCCTGCAGGCTGCTTTCTGGTTGAGAACTGGTTATGATTGTCAGGACGTAAGCGTTACCTGCAGAATCAACCGAAGCCGACTGTTTGCCGAGAATCCTCATGCGTGTCCTGTTCCTGATCTCCGGGAAGAATGTTCCCTCCTCTCGATTTCGGGTGCTGAATTACCTCCCCTTTCTCCAGCAGGCAGGCATCTCCTGTACGGTTCTCGCCAGTTACCCCGAAAAATATGAGCACATCCCCTGGCTCGGCTACCGCCTCAGCTACCTGCTCAAACGCATCACCCGCTACCTGCATTATCTCTACGCCTGTCTGAGCCCCTTCGATCTGATCTTCATCGAACGGGAAATCTTCGATATCCCTGCCTACGATATGGAACTCCGGTTCCTGAACCGACCCGCCAAATGCGTTCTCGATATCGACGATGCGATCTTCCTCCGCTATCCCGAGAAATTCCAGGTCCTGGCGGAGAAAGTCGATCTGCTGATCGCCGGCAACCAGAATCTCTGCGCAGTCGCCCGAAAATATAACGACCGCGTCCATCTGCTCCCCACGTCGGTCATCACCGGTAAATACCCCCTCAAGGATTTTAGCCAGCCCTCCACCAGCAAACCGGTCATCGGCTGGACCGGACTGGATACAAACATCCCGAACCTCCAACTCGTCGTCCCGGCACTCAACCGCCTGGCAGAACAATACGAATTCACACTCTGTATCATCTCAGCCACTCCCGAACCCATCGCGGAGCTTGAGCTAGAGGGAGTCGAAGTCCGCCACCTGGTCTGGAGTCCGGAAACGGAATACCAGGACCTCTCCGCCTTCGACATCGGCATCATGCCTTTGGAAGACGATGAATGGTCCCGCTACAAATGCGGCTTAAAACTGCTGCAATACATGGCCCTGGGCATTCCAGCCGTCGCGTCGCCAGTCGGCGTCAATGCAGAGATCATCGACGAGGGCGTTAATGGATACTGTGCAGATTCAACCGACGCCTGGTACGAATCCCTGGAGCAGCTACTCACCTCACCCGAGCTGCGCAAACAAATCGGTCTCCGCGGCCGGAAAACAGTCGAGGAACAATTCGATGCCGAACGCAACAGCCAGCGTTTGATACAGTTCCTGGAAGAGACGTTAGACTAGAGCTGATCACCGAAGATGTCGCCACGAAAACCATTAGCCCTTTATTTTTTGTAAATAGGTTAATGACTCTTTTGCGAATTCATTTTCAGGTTCTGCTTGTAACCAAAATTGAAATCTACCAGCAATTGATTCCAAATAGAATGGATGATTTATTTTCATTTTACTTATGTGCGATAAGTATCCATATTTTCGAATAAAGTGAACCTCTTGTCGTAAGTCACGTTTCATCTTCCTTGGAATCGTCAATTCCTCACCAACAACAGATAGTCCCGTTACTATCCTTTGTCCAGGTTTTGTATGTAAACGTGTTTTCTTTTGATTGATGGCAAGACCATAGTCATCAACTATTTCTTCAATAATCTTGATTAATTTAGAAGGAATATAATCACCTGAAAATGTGATATCATCTGCATATCGGCTGTATTGAAGCCTATATGAATTTGAAATGCTCGATAGACGATCATCTAAGTTTTTTAATAGTAAATTTGATAGATATGGACTAGTAGCTGCCCCTTGCGAAAGGCGATGCTCATAGCAACATAGAGATGCTAAATAAGAAGAAACATTTTTTGCATAACCTAAATCATGGAAGAAATTGATTACCCAACTCATCGGAATTGATGGGAAAAAATTTTTAAGATCCATTTTCAACATAGATCGTTTAGAGAGATGTAACTTGGCATTAGAAAAAATTGATTTACCTGGCACAAAGCCATGGGCAGCTGTATGAACCTTTTGTTTTAAAAGCAGATTAACATAGATCCATTTTTGACAATAAAGAAGAGACGGATATGGCGAAACAATTATTCGCTTCCCACCGCTTCTCTTACGTATTGAAAATTTACGATGAAAATGTTCTGGAGAATTAACAATTTTTGCCAGCACATTTCTCTTCAAACCCAGGAGCTTTGTGAGATGTTCAAATTCAAAAATTACCGGAACCTGGTTTTCACTTAACTGACTTATATATGAAAGGTATGTGGAGATGGTGTCAGTTGGCAGTCCTCTGTCAATGAAATATTTTTCCCAGTCTTTCATAGTCAAAATCTAAAAGAGAAAAACTTACAGAAGCTACCTTCTGGACTTGCATGCAGTCTCCAAGATCGTAAAGTTTGTGATCGCGCAAACTTTATGAGCTTGTGTGACTGCCATCGATAAACGAGTTTATCGATGGCACCACCAAAAGAGATCTTTAGCTCTCTTTTGGTGGTACATGGTTAACGGGCACCTTACCCTTGAGAGCGACTACACTCTTACCGTACTAGCTTCTGTAAGTTTAAAATCGAACATTTACAAGATGATTAAAATTCCTGATCAAGCATACTTTTGCTTGGCACATATCCTTCTGATATTTCTATTTTATTCCCCAGCATATTTGCGGGCACTTCTCGCCACTTCCTTTTCTTTCCCTCGGCCTCATGAGAAACCAAGCTACTTTTTTTCCCTTTAGAAGTGAGAAAAAAAACATATTCTTCTTCCCTCAAATACTCATGTTTTTTTAAAAATCGAATTAAATTCGTAAACTCTGCAAAACTAAATCTAGCCCGCTTAAATAAAGTAAATGAATCTAATTTCCCATTTGCCTTAAACAGAGTTGAGAGTATTTTTTTGTGACGATTGTCTACTTTTTCATGCATCTGACATCGCTCTTGTCAACAAAGTATTCCTATGCGAATGATCTTTATAGTATGGCCACCAAAATATTGGAAAAACATTATTCGGCGTATTCCCTTCCTCGCGGGCATATAGCGCCTCTGCTGCTCCTTTACCAAATGATGGCATGGGTTTTTCTTTGTAAGCAGGCAACAAAAGGGATTCTAATTTTAGCATCATATTTTTCATCGACTCACGGATCATTCCTGAATAAAAGTCTGTTATTCCCTTCGAAAGCTGCACTTGTGCATTAATTTTAACACCTCTGTCTATAACTCGATCATATCCATGCTTTGTTGCAACTATTACTTTTACTTGAATGCTAAAATCAGTTACTCCTTTTTCCTTAAATATATTTTCTATGTGATCAATATGATTGATAACTGTATCGCCACTACCAATAAATTCATCTAGAAGCACAACATTTTTATGATCACGAGAATGTTTATAAGTATCCCAAACCAAACCAAACCTATTTACAGTTAAATGCTCACGCCACCCATAATCTTCAAGTATTGATTTCAATGCATATAGGACTAATTGTGAACTATCTGATTTTCTATCCGTAGCCATTGCTACAAGTTGCGTATTGAAATCTTCTAATTCTGGGTCTGTCACAATATCCTCAGTTATTGCATGGAGCATATCCTTGAAGTCTTCATTTGATAAATATTTGAATCGATTAAGTAATTCAATTATCAATTTTTGACTTTCTCCATCAGGACACTCATCAAATAACAAGGCTAGAACAGCCTCACTCTCTCGCGTATTTGCTATCCAAGGTTGCTCTTTCTGTATATCCCATAGTATTTGAAAGCATTCCTTATCAAGCTTTTCCACAAATATTTCCTAATACTACATTCTAGATTTCTAAGTGGATTCTTACATTTCTTGTAGTTACTCTTACCGCGACTATGGTACCAATAGATCACTACCCTGCAAAAGACCACCGTTCATTATTATATTCTTTAGCGCATAAAAAAAGCCTCACCCAGATATGTATCTGGATGAGGCTTTCGTATAGCAAAAGGTTGGTGGTCAAACTTTAAGAGCTTCGTCCTCATCAGGTTGTTGATCGGACTGCTATTGATAAACAGTCATCAAGTATCCTTAGAAAGGAGGTGATCCAGCCGCAGGTTCCCCTACGGCTACCTTGTTACGACTTAGTCCCAATCACGGAGTTCATCTTAGGCGCCTGCCTCCCGAAGGTTAGCTCAGCGACTTTGGATGCCCCCCGCTTTCGTGGCTTGACGGGCGGTGTGTACAAGGCTCAGGAACATATTCACCGCAGTATAGCTGACCTGCGATTACTAGCGATTCCAACTTCATGCAGGCGAGTTGCAGCCTGCAATCCGAACTGAGCGACGCTTTTTGGGATTTGCTTGTTCTCGCGAATTCGCTTCCCTTTGTACGCCGCATTGTAGCACGTGTGCAGCCCTGGACATAAAGGCCATGATGACTTGACGTCGTCCCCACCTTCCTCCGGTTTGACACCGGCAGTCTCCTTAGAGTCCCCACCATGATGTGCTGGCAACTAAGGATAGGGGTTGCGCTCGTTCAGCGACTTAACGCGACATCTCACGACACGAGCTGACGACAGCCATGCAGCACCTGTGCAAGTTCCACCCGAAGGCGTCACTCTGCTTTCACAGAGCTAATACAAGCATGTCAAATCCAGGATAAGGTTCTTCGCGTTGCCTCGAATTAAGCCACATGCTCCACCGCTTGTGTGAGCCCCCGTCAATTCCTTTGAGTTTCAGCCTTGCGACCATACTCCCCAGGCGGAGTACTTAATGCTTTCGCTACGTCCGGAGATGCCGAAGCTCCTCCCAACTAGTACTCATCGTTTACGGCCAGGACTACCGGGGTATCTAATCCCGTTCGCTACCCTGGCTTTCGTGCCTCAGCGTCAGTTAAGACCCAGTGTACCGCTTTCGCCACCGGTGTTCCTTCCGATATCAACGCATTTCACCGCTCCACCGGAAGTTCCGTACACCCCTATCTCACTCAAGTTTAGCAGTTTAGAGCGCCGTGCCAAAGTTGAGCTCTGGCATTTCACACCCTACTTACTAAACCGCCTACGCACCCTTTAAGCCCAGTGATTCCGAATAACGTTCGCACAGTACGTGTTACCGCGGCTGCTGGCACGTACTTAGCCCGTGCTTCCTCTGAGGCTCTGTCAAACAAGAGGGATAGCCCTCTCGCATTTCATCCCCTCTGACAGCGGTTTACAACCCAAGGGCCTTCATCCCGCACGCGGCGTCGCTCGGTCAGACTTGCGTCCATTGCCGAAGATTCTCGACTGCAGCCACCCGTAGGTGTCTGGGCAGTGTCTCAGTCCCAGTGGTGGGGGCCATGCTCTCACACCCCCTAGACATCTGAGGCTTGGTGAGCCGTTACCTCACCAACTACCTAATATCACGTAAGCCGCTCCTCCAGCGGAATCACACCTTTGCTCTCAAAGCACCATACTCTGAGAGATTATCCGGTATTAATCACGGTTTCCCGTGGCTATCCCGGACTTGAGGGTACGTCACCTACGCCTTACTACCCCGTTTGCCACTTTCCACTTCCCGAAGGAAGCTTCTCGTCCGACTTGCATGCCTAATCCACGCCGCCAACGTTCATTCTGAGCCAGGATCAAACCCTTAATAAATATGCCTATGACGGCAAGCCGTCATAAAAACAATAGAGAGTTTGACGCCAATCAACATCCGACAGGTCGCCTGCCTGATGCGCTACAGATTGGCTCAATAATTTTAAATTGACCTGAATCGTTCTGTGACCATCCCGAAGG
This window harbors:
- a CDS encoding reverse transcriptase family protein; this translates as MKDWEKYFIDRGLPTDTISTYLSYISQLSENQVPVIFEFEHLTKLLGLKRNVLAKIVNSPEHFHRKFSIRKRSGGKRIIVSPYPSLLYCQKWIYVNLLLKQKVHTAAHGFVPGKSIFSNAKLHLSKRSMLKMDLKNFFPSIPMSWVINFFHDLGYAKNVSSYLASLCCYEHRLSQGAATSPYLSNLLLKNLDDRLSSISNSYRLQYSRYADDITFSGDYIPSKLIKIIEEIVDDYGLAINQKKTRLHTKPGQRIVTGLSVVGEELTIPRKMKRDLRQEVHFIRKYGYLSHISKMKINHPFYLESIAGRFQFWLQAEPENEFAKESLTYLQKIKG
- a CDS encoding glycosyltransferase family 4 protein; amino-acid sequence: MRVLFLISGKNVPSSRFRVLNYLPFLQQAGISCTVLASYPEKYEHIPWLGYRLSYLLKRITRYLHYLYACLSPFDLIFIEREIFDIPAYDMELRFLNRPAKCVLDIDDAIFLRYPEKFQVLAEKVDLLIAGNQNLCAVARKYNDRVHLLPTSVITGKYPLKDFSQPSTSKPVIGWTGLDTNIPNLQLVVPALNRLAEQYEFTLCIISATPEPIAELELEGVEVRHLVWSPETEYQDLSAFDIGIMPLEDDEWSRYKCGLKLLQYMALGIPAVASPVGVNAEIIDEGVNGYCADSTDAWYESLEQLLTSPELRKQIGLRGRKTVEEQFDAERNSQRLIQFLEETLD